Proteins encoded in a region of the Augochlora pura isolate Apur16 chromosome 4, APUR_v2.2.1, whole genome shotgun sequence genome:
- the LOC144468598 gene encoding uncharacterized protein LOC144468598, with protein MNNKLTQVSAHLRAYNMASYPGCSCGILKDQEKEFTAWFEFKCSSGRVRITPPRGTLKSKQFVKVFFVFEPGLPGSRPKIDESKKPERSKKRDRSKEPQKTKKEKKKTAESEEMSDADKLAEEASLLETFEPKVLTIFATCFIDLTTKDGQKREELLFVKMVCPVTRPEIVILDKYPDIKFGPTAIGTSSRKILRIKNISTK; from the exons atgaataataaattgactCAGGTCTCGGCGCATCTGCGGGCCTACAACATGGCCTCCTATCCGGGCTGCAGTTGCGGGATCCTGAAGGACCAGGAGAAGGAGTTCACCGCGTGGTTCGAGTTCAAGTGTTCGTCCGGTCGCGTCAGGAtaacgccgccgcgcggcaccCTGAAGAGCAAACAGTTCGTCAAGGTCTTCTTCGTGTTCGAGCCGGGGCTGCCAGGCAGCCGGCCGAAGATTGATGAGTCCAAGAAGCCGGAGAGGTCGAAGAAAAGAGACAGATCGAAGGAGCCTCAAA AGAccaagaaggagaagaagaaaacggCGGAAAGCGAAGAGATGTCCGATGCCGACAAATTGGCGGAGGAAGCGTCTTTGCTGGAGACATTCGAGCCGAAAGTCCTCACGATCTTCGCCACCTGTTTCATCGACTTGACGACGAAAGATGGACAGAAGAGGGAGGAACTGTTGTTCGTGAAGATGGTGTGTCCTGTCACCAGGCCGGAGATCGTGATCTTAGACAAGTATCCCGACATCAAATTCGGACCGACGGCCATTGGAACTTCTTCGAGGAAGATCCTGCGGATTAAGAATATCTCCACAAAGTAG
- the LOC144468599 gene encoding cilia- and flagella-associated protein 74, with the protein MLQPESFSRINVRLSPESSILRLPRSFYDPVSSMLKFPLQVQMIVHDEDKPPPLILKVLATLTTCHGLILEPAEVNLGTVCTHESVYAELTLTNDSLLIQEYGFVSLPIFMEVQPNYGFGSILPGETVKLRLIYSPRCTDIPGNEIGANGLADARRLFNFN; encoded by the exons ATGCTTCAGCCTGAATCATTTTCCAGGATCAACGTCAGGTTGTCGCCTGAATCTTCCATTCTTCGCTTACCTAGAAG CTTTTACGATCCTGTATCCAGCATGCTGAAATTTCCACTGCAAGTGCAGATGATAGTCCACGACGAGGACAAGCCACCGCCGTTGATTTTAAAAGTGCTCGCCACCCTGACCACGTGTCACGGCTTAATTCTAG AGCCCGCGGAGGTGAATCTTGGCACGGTGTGCACGCACGAGTCGGTCTACGCGGAATTAACGCTGACGAACGACTCTCTCCTGATCCAAGAGTACGGTTTCGTTTCCCTGCCAATCTTTATGGAGGTCCAACCGAACTACGGGTTCGGTAGCATACTACCCGGCGAGACTGTCAAGCTCCGTCTGATTTACTCGCCGCGTTGCACCGACATCCCTGGAAACGAGATCGGAGCGAACGGGCTGGCCGACGCGCGGAggttgttcaattttaattaa
- the LOC144468321 gene encoding uncharacterized protein LOC144468321 produces the protein NSDLIIRVCAGSSINQSLFDRDFQFTQSYILISRDLVRGRVLVWKVQNTGSCPLVFGFRVRDTLEGNIPAAQADESPKETRKKKGKSDGKSSKNLRLDEALRPQEQLLISDGGLARSAHPECFSFANLDEDARLLVPEARKMEFGIRFQRPKKERSDKEKSEEKSAKKRSKAKESSKKEDGEKLNYCYVAFVEVTLGGSVHVQDFVIICSVK, from the exons AACTCGGATTTAATCATTCGCGTTTGCGCCGGAAGCTCGATCAACCAATCTCTCTTTGATCGCGATTTTCAGTTCACTCAGTCGTACATATTAATATCCCGGGACTTGGTTAGAGGGCGTGTTTTGGTGTGGAAG GTGCAGAACACTGGTTCGTGTCCTTTGGTTTTCGGATTCCGTGTGAGGGACACGCTCGAGGGCAATATCCCGGCGGCGCAGGCGGACGAGTCGCCGAAGGAGACGCGGAAGAAGAAGGGGAAGTCCGACGGAAAATCGTCGAAGAACTTGCGGCTCGACGAGGCCTTGCGACCGCAAGAGCAGTTGCTGATATCCGACGGTGGCCTGGCGAGATCCGCGCATCCGGAATGTTTCTCGTTCGCGAACCTCGACGAGGATGCGCGGCTGCTGGTGCCCGAGGCCAGGAAG ATGGAATTCGGCATACGTTTCCAACGGCCGAAAAAGGAGCGGTCGGACAAGGAGAAATCGGAGGAGAAGTCCGCGAAGAAGCGTAGCAAGGCCAAAGAATCGTCGAAGAAGGAGGAcggcgagaaattaaattattgctaCGTGGCGTTCGTGGAGGTGACTTTAGGAGGGTCGGTACACGTGCAAGACTTTGTAATCATATGCTCGGTGAAATAG
- the LOC144469210 gene encoding uncharacterized protein LOC144469210 encodes MRIRESIRLKNIMRIQSEYNVPQILPTDAKVFDKILKYELDKRKQMKLRKERMIKIIQKIVGEMQPTKVCCRYGRATREISDVESSIKFPSEEGDSVDRSLESIETDLEKKVLFIRLYF; translated from the exons ATGCGGATACGTGAAAGtattcgtttgaaaaatatcatgAG GATACAATCGGAATATAATGTCCCGCAAATTCTGCCGACAGACGCCAAAGTGTTCGATAAA ATATTGAAATACGAGCTCGACAAACGAAAGCAAATGAAACTTCGAAAGGAGAGGATGATCAAGATCATCCAGAAGATCGTCGGGGAGATGCAGCCGACGAAGGTGTGTTGCAGATACGGGAGAGCAACGAGAGAAATCAGCGACGTGGAAAGTTCCATCAAATTTCCTTCGGAGGAAGGTGATAGCGTCGATCGGAGTTTGGAGAGCATCGAGACCGACCTCGAGAAGAAGGTATTATTTATCCgcctttatttttaa
- the LOC144468559 gene encoding ciliary microtubule-associated protein 2, translating into MHPKFYEGMSDAPVVGTYDLPPVPKKSPAANWNKELESAEFSATMGGKMPVKYTEERERMRTGLGPGVHEFRQWPDDVMEKACKSVKSDAGFGSVPRFKAALKFHTPGPGYTRKTPYHYLDEKKRLGSSCVPTFEYDGLRPRLSRTSKPWSLPCNLYKVKHPDTLEAFLQKVTGKRGPYDLFTGRRDESSLIGYQKRAKLDDRGDWPRSLPSELDKLLHKSNYFKGRWTTCPRFPKISGLRLMLQELSLAYKDPKHPGPGHYSPASPRKPKNAKSYPFDSNVDFARPGPPFKIHPGPGRYNAEVAKRIDGHGWTWVFKSKTPRTQFIVIPNYRSF; encoded by the exons ATGCATCCAAAATTTTACGAGGGCATGTCCGACGCACCTGTTGTTGGTACATACGATCTTCCACCTGTGCCGAAAAAGTCTCCAGCCGCGAA TTGGAACAAGGAGCTGGAGAGCGCCGAATTTTCCGCGACAATGGGTGGCAAGATGCCAGTGAAATACACGGAGGAAAGGGAACGGATGCGGACAGGGCTGGGGCCTGGGGTCCACGAGTTCCGCCAGTGGCCCGACGACGTCATGGAAAAAGCCTGCAAAAGCGTGAAGAGCGACGCGGGCTTCGGATCCGTGCCTCGGTTCAAAGCTGCGCTGAAATTCCACACCCCTGGGCCAg GGTACACAAGGAAGACACCCTATCACTACTTAGACGAGAAGAAGCGATTAGGATCGTCCTGCGTGCCTACATTCGAGTACGACGGTCTGCGACCTAGACTGTCCAGAACTTCGAAGCCCTGGAGCCTGCCTTGCAATCT GTACAAGGTGAAGCATCCGGACACCCTCGAAGCTTTTCTACAGAAAGTCACTGGGAAAAGGGGTCCCTACGATCTCTTCACAG GGCGAAGGGACGAGAGCTCGCTGATTGGCTATCAGAAGCGCGCGAAGTTGGACGATCGCGGCGACTGGCCTAGATCGTTGCCAAGCGAGCTCGACAAGCTGTTGCACAAGTCGAACTATTTTAAAGGACGCTGGACCACCTGTCCGAG GTTTCCCAAGATATCGGGGCTGAGATTAATGCTGCAGGAACTCTCGTTGGCCTACAAGGACCCGAAGCATCCAGGACCTGGCCACTATAGTCCTGCGTCGCCCAGGAAACCGAAGAACGCGAAGAGTTATCCTTTCGATAGCAACGTCGACTTCGCGAGGCCGGGACCTCCGTTCAAAATTCATCCCGGTCCAGGAAGATACAACGCCGAGGTCGCGAAGCGCATCGATGGACACGGTTGGACGTGGGTGTTCAAGAGCAAGACACCGAGGACGCAATTTATTGTCATTCCTAACTACAGGAGCTTCTAA